The stretch of DNA gttcacttcctattgcctgcaagatgtagaattttccaacaccatgtctgcctgcacaccaccatataCCCAGCCACCacgtttcctgccatgatgataatggaccgaatctctgaaactttaagctgtcaccacaattaaatgttttcctttataagaattgctatggtcatggtgtctcttcgcagcaatagaatccctaactaagacacccataAGTAGACCATTCTGACAGAACCATGAAGTTATCACTCAGAATGAAATCACTTATTTAGTTGACTTTCACATGGATCCATCTTGAGAACTAAGACCTGTGTACCTTGTAAATTGCCAGCACTTAGCACCTCAACACCAAAGTGTTATTAATTTGCTATTCTGCCTCTCCTGGAGTTCTTTCTTTAGAAGTGAGCGTCTTCAGGCATAAGCAGTAAATAGCAGCCATGAAGAGCTCTGTGTGGTTACAGGGATGGGCTAAGGGGAGAGCACCCTGCAAAGCCCTGGTTTTggtcccagcaccaacataaaGCTAAAGGTACCATGCTATCCTcaggttttcttcttcctctcaggCTGTGCTATGTATTCAGGTTTCACGACACACTCTTCCCTCTGCTCTGAGCGCCTGTGCTCCCTGCTCCTCACCTTTACCCCTTTCCTGGACACCTGCCAATAGTCCTTCTCAATCTGCTCCCTGGTGTCCATGTAGAGCCTGTGTCCTCCAGCAATGGAGAATGTCCCAGATGAAATACTTTCTGTGAGTGCTTTCGCAAGATGATTCAGTTCTTCCTGGCAGAATTTCTCTGATGCCTCTTCATTCTTCAACAGGAAATCTGCCCTCTTGAGCACTATTAATTCCTGTAAGGAAAATGAACAGAGGCAAAATGAGATGGAAGGAATAGAGAAGATACAATTTCAACGACTCATTAAAGGGCCGGTCATTTCTCATGAGAAAGCATTCTAGTTTAATGAGACTCAGAATCAATCCGCAGACATATTGACAGAACCCACCAAAAGTATTAAGAAGTCTGTATTGTTTTTCCAACCCTTAGAGAGATTTCTGGGTTAAAAGTATCTGAGGTTTGGGAAGGgtttatgtactttttttttttttttttttttttttttttggtttttcgagacagggtttctctgtgtagctttgcgcctttcctgggactcacttggtagcccaggctggcctcgaactcacagagatccgcctggctctgcctcccgagtgctgggattaaaggcgtgcgccaccaccgcccggcggtttatGTACTTTTGCAACTACATTCACTATGAGCACACAGCATGCGTCTCATTGAATAGGACACACCTGTGGTCAATGAGGGTAGAGCTACAGCCTTGAAGGGGTACAGTCATGATAGTTAATGATGAAAACATTACCAGCAGCTTCTTCTGGAATTGCTGGTTTTCGTCCTTGAAGGAGTGCTCCATGAAGACAGCAATGGCTTCCTTCTCACAGGCTGTGTGCACACCCAGCAGCTCCTGGAGCGTGTCTGTGGGGAGCCTCAGTCGCTGGGCCATCTGGTCACTGTAGTGGTCAGCTGCCTTCTGCACAGCTGCTGAGTTCTCACGCTGGGCCAGAGTTGTCACCGCATCATCCAGACAAGGCACAGCTCCGCTGTTGATGGCATCCACGTAGGTCGTCACCAGAGTCCCCAGTCCTTCACGAACCAGAAGTTTTAGGAGAAGTAAATTAATAAGATCTAAGATTCTGAGACTGTGTTttgaaaatcacacacacacacacacacacacacacacacacacacacacacaaacacacacaaacacacacacacacacactacacatctCTCAGCTAGAAAGATAACTTAGcaagttaagagcatatactgctcttgtggaggacccaagttcaattcccagcactcacattgagTGGCTCACCataacctgtaactccaacttcagaggatccaatggcctcttctgtccTCAATGGAGACCTGCATTTATTTGTACAtaactcacacagagacacatacatacatataactgaaaataatacatatatacatatccttATGccatcaatttcttttttatttgcccTTCATTTGTATGGTTTTTCCAGTCTAccgtgattttttaaaaaattttgtttagCAGGTGGAGTATGCGCCTCCCTGACAACAGGTGTCAGGGTCTTCCTCTCCCGACTGGCAGAAAAGTAAGAGGTGAACGTCAATGTATTCAGGGGCAAACCAGGGAAGGCAATGTGTGGCATTGGAATGTCAAAGAACTAATAATTAATAATGTTGATAGAGATTTAAATGTGAAACGAGGGGGTTGGGACTTTAAGCTACTCCCCAAAACGTGGATTCGATTCAGTCTTCCTTtgccaaaataaaatgaaatgtaagaTAATATccaaaatgaaatagaataaaaGGCAACGGTTGCTTGCCACTGTGAGGTCTGAATGAAATCCAAAGAAttcactcagaaggctgaggcagaagaatcgtaagttagaggccaacctgagccACGGAGAAAGACTTCGTCTCCAAAAAGCAAACTAAGCTAGTAAATTCAAGTTGTTCGTTGTATTATTCAATGCCCTTCGGGATAGAGCTGGGATTAAGGGGCAGAAGGCCTCCGTGCTCAATTAATGAGAACCGTCTTGCCCCTTAAAGTAGTGAGcaaaataaatactattttagtgaaaaaaaaatttgtttaaaaaaatccacCTTTGTCTAATAAATTCAGATGCCTTTGGGAAATATAACTTaccaattaatattttaatagaaaataaattagacaAGTATACTAATGAAACAACATACAGCAGATCATGTTTACTGCTAACTCTAAAGTGTGGGTTTGCAGGGACTTAAACACTAGTACTTATATTGGAGATACTTTAAACTTCAAAAAGATGTTTCACTTTCTCATTTCAAAGAATAATTAATATAGAAGACCTACCCTGTAAAAACAGTATATATCTGCTTTAGTGttcttaataataatttattatcaGTTGAGAGTTTCTTCAAATGTGTGGAAGCCATAGATACCAGATACAAAGCTTGCAGTTTTGAAGGTATTGAATCCTCAgtgaataattataaaatatatacatttcttcATATTAAGAATGTATGCATACCATCATTGTATatagaagcaataaaaataacatacATATTGTAATATATTCAATATACATTACTCTATACAAAAGTGTGATAAAAACCACTCACGGTTCCCAGTGACCGTAATTCCCTCTCTGAGGGTCTTGATCTTTGCATAGGTAAAGACGTAAGAAACAAAAGCCCTCGTTTGTTCCTGGAACTTAGGATCCAGCTGGTCTTCTGAGATAGTCTCAATTTTTTGTAACAGTTCTTTGTCATCCGTTGGCCGGTCAAAGACAAAACATTTCCGTTTAGGAAAGAAATGTCGGATGCACTCCCTGGGCAAATTGGATGCTTGGACTCTGGGATTGTTGCCTAGTGTCGGGGGAAAGAGAAAGCAACGGGAATAGTCTTAGAGCAGAGCAAACGATGGAGGCTCTTGTCTATGTGAAGGGTTCTGCACTCACAGGTCTCTTTACCATAAGCATGCAACACTTCTCTACATGTCAAAAGTATAGCAAGTTTGTACTTGGTAGAAGTCTGTTGAAATATTTCAGGAGACACTTGACTCCACTGGAAGAGCATATGGCTGAATCCACAACCTGAACATGGCATCAAGCCTACTATAGTTGTGTGTCCTGTTGACCGAACGGCAAAAGGCTGAATGTGATTTCTGGCCCAATCATTCCTTGTAGCAAAGGAGCTGTGGGACTCAAAAGAAAAGTCacacaaatgaatggaactagaaaaaaaacatcccgagtgaggtaacctagacccagaaagacaaacacgatatgtattcactcataaggggattctagatataaagcaaaggataaccaggctacaatccacaaccccagagaagctaggtaacagggaggaccctaagagagacatgcatggatcccccccaggaaggggaaatagataagatctcctgagtaaattgggAGCATGAGGGGAGGTAAGGGGACGTGGGAAGAGAACATGAGAGAATGGGATGGTGGAGTTGgggcagggacagagagggagagcaaagagagagatattttgatagaggaaccattatggggttagggagaaacctggtgctagggaaattcccaggaatccacaaggatgaccccagctaaaactccaagcaatagtggagagggtgcctgaactggccttcccctgtaatcagattgatgactgaTGTACTGGGTAGCTGTTCTcaccatgccctgaagcaccacccctagtgaggtagcaggtaaatGTTATACctgtctatgaccttgaggtacatgctCCTGGGGCATAGCCACTGGGATCTTTAAGACCTAGGATGTACATGCACAGCTCCCTCTTCGCTCCTCATGGTTTTGGACGCTGGGGCAGACCAGGGCTGACTTCTCCAGAGAACAGCGTTGGAccgtgcctcacccttccaggatcctgtgacaaattcctttattttgtcttgtgagttccctttcctaataaattcctttgcccctAAAGTACACTCCATGGATTTCTCCCTTTATCgggaacccacgaccctgagattaagagtctcatgctctactgactgagctcacaactgcctgatgccctcttcttgtgTTCAGATGTACATGCCATGGTACCCATGAACATTACTCAGTGATCAGCTTTGTACTGAAAACTCTTCAtgacagttccaagatgagatggtccatcatactacacctctagccagaatctcagacaaccttacccattactctgagactggctgcagaatctATGGCTAGTCCTACTGAGacctaactatctgagctttcttacaggaccccacagagatatcATTGCCCCCTAAACATCAGGAAGCAATtgctatttaagataattttacACTGATATAAATACAGAATTATATTTGTTGTATTATACATGTAtttctactcctatttgaaatatcttGTATATTGACACAATTGTAAAATTATagttgtcatactgtatgtatgttctacctctgtttaggatattttgtatgttgatatatatttaggttattgtcatattgcatattgtactatacatttctacctctgtttaagatattttgtgtattgtcacaattttgaggtcattgtcctctTACTGGACATTTGTTTACAGGCTGTTTACCTTGTTTgtatgaagccttagtccttaggttatttaggtagataagacttacagattcaTAGTCaaatgcttgtcatctctatagttacattagttaggttgtccagatttacagttacataggtcagatggacaggtaatcttcaaacacttcatggacctagagaatatggcatttaaataacttagaattatactgatgtgagacacaattgctcctggcagcaccaacctGATCCAGAAGAATGctgggcttctaagacactccagttggaagtttttcttcttcctggtgcataatggcctactgggcaaagagctgcccttgcctcgactgctgacagtacgaatgctgtcctttctggatgagcaggacacaaggaaaagcgactAATGAACTCTGCtgagacagggtaagatggtctttcaaaatacctacttctgaaaatggtctgtcagattttccaggcctgtagccaaattggatgccccaacagtGCTGAGAAACTAGGGGGCTGTCTAGACTGcgagctgtctctgtctattctcgcAAGATTTCCAAAAGTTGCTTGCgtgcatttcctgttttctcaggtattattatattcgtTCTCAaatctttgatggggttgaagactaatagttacagttacaatcttcttgtatcttaactAGAATGTACTAAgtactagattcagattcttcaggataggacagcttttggaataatctttgtaacatgccattcaCCTATGTTTTagacatctctggattttagtatgtatgtgtctcttgtttgatgttgttcttgttggttgtggTCCCATTTGTTTGGGTCATTACCCCTTATTTCTCCTGTACAATACTTAATAATCactcctattgtatatagttttatgttaggttagaactttcttatttagacaaaagggggagatgtagtaggtagctgttcttaccatgccctgaagcactgcccctagggaggtagcaggtaactgttatacttacctatgaccttgaggtacatgcccctggggcatgaccatgggacccttaagacctaggATGCACATATGCGGCTTTTTCTTTGAtacctcatggttttggatgctgggacagGCCAGGGtagagctctccagagaacagcATTGGACCATggcctcacccttccaggatcctgcaacAAATTCCTTTATTTTGTCTTGTGAGTTCCCTTTCTTAATAAATTTCTTTGCCCCTAAAATACACTCTGTGGATTTCTCCCATTAGACTACCCCAATTgttatcatagaaccttcatccagtagctgatggaagcagatgcagagacccacagccaagcacttggccaagttTCTGGAGTTCAATTGAAGGGAGGGGTAGGGATTATATGAGTAaaaaggtcaagatcatgatggggaaacccagagacagctaacctgagctagtttgagctcactgactctggactgacagctggggaacctgcatgggtctgaactaggccctctaaatgtgggtgacagttgtgcgGCTTGTgcagtttgtggggccactggcagttggaccaggatttatccctagtgcatgaactggctttttggagcccattccctgtggaggGATAccatgctcagccttgatacatgaggggagggacttggtcctgcctcaattgatatgccagactttgtagactccacatgggagaacttaccctctctgaggagtggatggggggcagggtggggaaAAGGTGGAGGGTGaatgagaggaggggagggaggggaaactgttctTGATATGtagaaaaaaacttttaaattaaaaagtaaaacacacacaaaaaaaagaagagccaCAAATAAAGGGTAATAGAGTATTAGATAGCAACATTAAATAGCAACATTAGCAATTCTAAGAACAATGCCATggtcatcaaaggaaaaaatactttGATTCTAAACAGAACTCATTTTTAAGGCAAATatacaaacagaataaaacagtGGTCACTAGGGCTGGGAAGGAGGAGGCCACGCTGGACAGGCGGCACTAAGTGACTCATATGCAGGATGCAGAGGACTGGAGAGCCGATGTGCAACACCAAGTCAGGACTCAGTAAAACCGTCGACTTTAGCTGTTTATCATAAACCTCACCCGTGTGTGATGACAGGTGTGTTACCTACATCACTACAGTGTCCACCTTAGTACCCGCCTGTGTTCTAGAACATCAATTTACGAATACaataaaactcatttttaaaattttacacagTGCTATTTTTATCAAAAGCCTCAATGACACACTGTAACCAGACTGTGAAATTAAGGTTTTCACTGATGCACCAGAAACTCTGTGAGATGTGGACTGCGTGCTAACAGATGGCTGCTCTGCCTACCACAGTTTCAAGACAGCAACAACaggaaaaggagacagaggagagctggCATTCCTCACAAGGCTTCATCAGCTCCTCTCTCAGGTTAATGACATCCATGCAAATGGTTGATAGACCATTTAAATATCATTAATATAACGGATCCTGACACTGTAGCGTGAATAAAAATGGGTGCCTATGACTGTCAAATAGACTGTTATGATGAATTATGATGGATACTGAGAAGACATAGACTGAAAAGACATGTCTGTTGGTTTATTTAGCACACAGCTGTTTTGCAGACAACATAACCAACCCATCATTTAAAAAGCTATGTTCCTCCATAAAAAGAATAATGTAGAACAATGTGAAATATATTTTCAGATGGGCTATGTATGATAAATTTATGAGTAAGAATTATGTAGCCAACTATATCTTAAAGGAAGGCAGATACAAAACAGGCAATACAAATGTCTGGACATGGAGACGTTTAGAAATGTTATACTCCATATGCTAAAGTACAACTGTAAAGAACTTGGCTTTGAGTAATTTTGCTGTGCTCTAGGCTCTACTTTTCTCAACAGAAATTAAACACCAGTTCCCAGGCATTATCAGCCAATGACCTACCAATGTTCCTGCAGATTTCCATCCTACTGCAAATACCAAAGGACCCCACAGAGGATGGGAGCAGCTCAGCAGATCCCAGCCcttcccagccccccaccccagcatTCCCTGTACCTGGGATCAGCTTCAGTGCATTCTCCAGGTACTGGTCCTCTGTGATGTCTTCTCCATTTAACTTCAGCTGCAGCATGAAATCCCTAACAGTCCAGATGAAGTCTGGAAAGAAACTCACAAACTCTGTGGAGTTCTTTATTCCATCAGGATTTAGGGAAGACTTTGCCCTGATCAGCTCAGTGAGTTCTGTGACATAACTAGCATTCGGTTAAGGAAAAGTGAATTCATACACACATTCTCATGATtcacttattaaaaataaaccacaaCAAACACTGTTTTCTTCCCTGGGTCTCCTCTGCCCCACCAAAAGCCACACAGTGACAGGGCAGGTCAGTGCCTCTATATGCTTCCAGAGCACTCAATGAAACATGGCGGTTCAGGTCCTGCAAGGATACTGCAGCTGCTCCAGGGCCTGGTGGTTGATGGTGCTCATGCTGTTGTAGACGAAGGTGCTGCTCAGAAGCACAGCCAGGGCAAAGATCCAGGAGTCATTCTTAGGGTCACCCTGGAAGACACatgaggggagagggctgaggagagcACACCTGAGGGAGAGCAATATGCAGTATAGGACCCACgtgtattatatatttacatgaaAAGGCTTTATGGGTTTaagtaaattcacacacacactcacatatgcacataaagaTCTGGGGACATAAATCAATGGTAGAGCAGGTGCCTAGTATATGCAAGGCCCTCATTCAATTCCTAGTaatgaggaagacagaaagagagagagaaccagagaaaGTCTATAGGTCTCTCATGTACCATTTCAGATAAGGTGTTCatggtggaatattattttaaggtgtgttacatttgtttatgctgtggaacatttgtttaatgatgcaaagatgtattgcatttttttatgttgcatctgtataactctgtgaagctgtgttactttgcccatATAAAACActcgattggtctaataaagagctgaatggccaataaaggcaggagaaaggataggtggggctggcaagcagagggaataaataggagagatctggaggggaagggagaggatcagggaaagagaaaaggaggaggccTCAAGGGGCCGATcaaccagctacacagccagcaacagagtaagaaataaagaaagattgCAGAAATAGGaaaatgtaaaagcccagaggcaaaaaatagATGGGAtagtttaagaaaagctggctagaaacaagccaagctaagaccaggcattcataagtaagaataggACTtcttgtgtgtgatttatttgggagctgggtgccaggcccccaaagagccaaagagtaaagtgtaaaataaaaacaaccaacaataggTATTTCCTATTCAAAGATAACAGACATAAATGACAATTAACAACTTTGGCAATTATGAGGAGAATTTCTTTGTTTATGAGAAGattcaaatatttataatgttttcatttcctcagtTATATGAAATAAGATAACATACAAAAAACTAGCACTGTATTGGGTTCTCAGTAGGGTGCTCAGTAGCATGTTGGAATTTCTTACTCTATAAATATGTGCTATAGTATAATATATCACAATAAGTACAACTCATGAGTCTAATTATTTCTAATTAAATTTAACAAAGATGTTTTTCAGAGAACTATTGTTTTTCCTACTGTTCTTATGTTTATAAAAGCTATTCTTTTGTGcacaaatctgtgtgtgtgtgtgcatgtgcgcatgcgcatgtgcatgcgtgcgtgcatgcgtgttcATGTTCCCACGAGGGGAACGatgtgtatgtaaatatgtgtgcatatgtgtgtgcatgcttgtgaagGCTTGAAGTTAGTTCCTTGATAACCTCTACTCTATTCCATGAGAcaaggtccctcactgaacctcaGGCTCACTGGTTTGACTAATCTGGCTGGCCAGTTTTCCCCAAGGGAGCCCCTGTCTTCAACCTCACCCCACACCACGTACAGGATCACAGGAGACTATGCTGAAAACAAGATTTACTGCTGCTggagatgctgtgaatgtgttgctctgattgattgataaataaaacgctgattggccagtagccaggcaggaagtgtaatgtaggtgggataaggagagaggagaattctgggaagtggaaggctgagtcaagagatgctgccagccaccgccaccatgagaagcaagttgtaaggtaccagtaagccacaagccatgtggcaacttatagattaatagaaatgggttaatttaagatataagaactagatagcaagaagcctgagccattaggccaaacagtttaaataatataagtgtctgtatgtttatttgggtctgagtggctgcaggtctgagcgggactggagataactccagctacaatttaCCTGCTCAATTAACCTGTAATATAATGGATCAAATTACTCACTCCAAGGTCCAGAAACAAAAGTGTATTTTGGCTGATAGCATGAGGTCTGATCTCTCCTAGAAGTGAAATCCAACAGACCAGGGTCCTCTCAGCCACCACAATTCAGGCTGCAGACTTCACAGACAGATGACAACAGATTGCAAACAGcaaagagacaggaaaaaaataaactaaaagggACCAACCTGACTACTAGCCTTACCTTTTCCACATCGCCCAGGCCCTCGGTGTCCAGGAGGACCAGGGTGTGCTTTGGCTTGGTGGGATGTGGCACACACCACATCCAGATGCCCTTGGTTTCTGACTGCACAGTGGAGCCCAGAGGGAAGCCTGAGGGAAGAGGTGAAGTGTTCTATTTTGCATGTGGTGGAATGTCTCCCACAGCCTCATGTGCTGAATACTTGATGGCACTATTTGGAGAGGTTTGAGAGCCTTTGGGGTtggggcctagctggaggaaggtCACTGGGTCACTGACTCTGAAGGTTATAATTGGCTCCCAGGGCTTTCCTTCTCCTTGCTTCTTGTCCACCATGAACCACCTCTACAAATGCTTTACAGCCATCATCTTCTCCCTCAGCATGAGTCCAGAGTGAATGGACCAAAGGACAATGGAGtgagtctctgaaactgtgagccaagataagTGCTGCCTCCTTCTGCTGTTCTTTCTGGAAATACAGTCACAACTACATGAAATGGACACAGCAGATCCTCCAAGCAGCAGCGTTACAAAGTCACACATTTGGACTGTGAATTTCTATCATGTAAGATGGTGCTTTCTCTATTTTCTCAAGATTCTCTTATTATTAGTCATCTATTTCAAACTATAGGGGACATTTAATATGAGAATGGTGTGACACAAAGGTTCcaaatggaaacaaacaggtgTCCAAGAATCAGCCAACAGAGGGCTCTGATAACTATAATACAGTATTCTGAAGCCAAAAAGGTGTCACTTACCATAAGCCCAGCACTTAGGCTGAGAAAGGATGATTGCTGCTGGTCCAACCCTAGCCTGAGCACTATGGCTATCACTAGGCCAACCAGGGATACAAAGCAAAATCTtagctcttaaaaataaaagtctttggAAGAATGATATGTTAGTGGGAGTTGCTTGTAAGAGGAGAGTCAAAAGGAGAATGGCTTAATATTTttacattcaaaatatttaacaagacaaagtaacacatgcctttagttccataactcaggaggtagaggcaattGGACCTATGTGAGTCCAGagatagcctgatctacataataaATTCCAAGTTAGCTAGAGCTACAAGGGGAGACCCtggcagaagaaaaacaaaaagaaagaatgactaaaactaaaacaacccaatgtgattaataaataaataaaagtttgtgaagtccaataaatattttaagaccaTATCCTGCCAAATATTCTTATATTCTTAAGGAAATGATCAAGGAAAACCTGTTGTATGAGGCAGGGGGCTGACACAAAGGATCCTGGAGCTCAGAGCATTAGAGAAGACACCCTC from Peromyscus eremicus chromosome 10, PerEre_H2_v1, whole genome shotgun sequence encodes:
- the LOC131920499 gene encoding guanylate-binding protein 6-like; this translates as MKSRRKRRTRGELQAGGQVAMASGPNMMAPICLVENHNEQLSVNGEAVEILDTISQPAVVVAIVGLYRTGKSYLMNRLAGRNHGFPLGSTVQSETKGIWMWCVPHPTKPKHTLVLLDTEGLGDVEKGDPKNDSWIFALAVLLSSTFVYNSMSTINHQALEQLHYVTELTELIRAKSSLNPDGIKNSTEFVSFFPDFIWTVRDFMLQLKLNGEDITEDQYLENALKLIPGNNPRVQASNLPRECIRHFFPKRKCFVFDRPTDDKELLQKIETISEDQLDPKFQEQTRAFVSYVFTYAKIKTLREGITVTGNRLGTLVTTYVDAINSGAVPCLDDAVTTLAQRENSAAVQKAADHYSDQMAQRLRLPTDTLQELLGVHTACEKEAIAVFMEHSFKDENQQFQKKLLELIVLKRADFLLKNEEASEKFCQEELNHLAKALTESISSGTFSIAGGHRLYMDTREQIEKDYWQVSRKGVKASEVFQSFLQSQATIESSILQADTALTAGEKAIAEEQAQKEAAEKEQELLRQKQKEQQQLMEAQERSHKENLEQLRTKLVQEREQLIKDHKTMLEKQLQGDPKNDSWIFTLAVLLSSTFVYNSMSTINYQALEQLHYVTELTELIRAKSSPNPDGIKNSTEFVSFFPDFIWTVRDFMLQLKLNGEDITEDQYLENALKLIPELGTLVTTYVDAINSGAVPCLDDAVTTLAQRENSAAVQKAADHLSEQMAQRLRLPTDMLQELLGIHSKEGDLCRRMKRPL